A segment of the Filifactor alocis ATCC 35896 genome:
TTGGTTACACTCGTAAAATAGGAATCTCTCAACAAATAATCCATTCGGTCTGCATCCATTTGTGAGCTTACCAACTGTGAAATTAAGGTGAAAATAGGATTTTTTTCTTCTCTCAAACCTTTTTTTGAAATAATCTTAATTAATCGTTCCAAAAACTGCTCTGAAAATTCCTCTACAATCACTTTATGCAATTCTGTATCTTTATCTTTCAGAATTTCAATCGTCCATTTTTCATGTGCTCCGCGATTAAAGGTTCGTTCAAAGGTATGCGAAAAACTGGCATGCCCTATATCGTGCAACAATGCACTACATAATGCTAAATCTTTTTCTTCGGGAGCAACGACAACACCTAATTCATCAAGTTTTTTTACAAAATGCGATAGGATTTTGGTCATTACATGATAGGTTCCTATGCTATGTGAAAACCTGGTATGCGTAGCTGTAGGAAACACAACATATTCACAACTCAGTTGCTTGATTCGATTCAACCTCTGAAACTCTACTGTATTGATAATCTTGAAAAACCGCTCATGAAACATAATATCGGAATGTACCACATCTCTTAGGATATAAACTTGTCTTCTCTTAGGTTCCTTTTGATTCAAATATTCTCAACTCCCTTCAAATCGGATTCTTTTTGTCAAAATATTCAACAATATTTTTAGCAGTTCTTTTGTCTATTCCCTTAATTGCTGATAATTCTTCTTCTGTTTTTTCTTTAATATTTTTTACCGACTTAAATTCTTTTAATAAAATCATCTTTTTCTTTGTGCCCACTCCCGGAATATCATCTAATTTTGAACGAGATAGACGTTTTTCTCTGAGAGAACGGTGATATTCAATGGCAAAACGATGCACTTCTTCCCGTATCGCATAAATCAATAACTCTACTGCATTGA
Coding sequences within it:
- a CDS encoding helix-hairpin-helix domain-containing protein, which produces MNQRESNKKHVYILRDVVHSDIMLYERFCKIINAVELLIYAIREEVHRFAIEYHRSLREKRLSRSKLDDIPGVGTKKKMILLKEFKSVKNIKEKTEEELSAIKGIDKRTAKNIVEYFDKKNPI